The following are from one region of the Falco biarmicus isolate bFalBia1 chromosome 1, bFalBia1.pri, whole genome shotgun sequence genome:
- the LOC130146112 gene encoding uncharacterized protein LOC130146112 isoform X1 codes for MLPVRGLRRARAGTLRPARGMLHPITRHPVPCLLPLLRPDSLFAISIGVVCGRAQRQTSALKRKSRSRTEPELGEPSWDSKSPGSQSWDSRAGTVAAASARAGARHSRAMSRLLPFLLLVALGCAAKLKPRPVVWDDRADAQKVPVKGCANLTLVLDNWKFAITSQMRNLLLFDHQTVLPDYGRIRSLSGALDELYRDFSALKEQLGRLSARFAEAEALVDQLRRGRGPGAPPQRRGLPQPARRPPDPPQQPHRAPAGGGTARWASA; via the exons ATGCTTCCTGTGCGGGGGCTGCGCCgtgccagggctgggacacTCCGCCCTGCCAGGGGGATGCTGCACCCCATCACCAGGCACCCGGTGCCCTGTCTCCTGCCTCTACTGCGGCCGGACAGTCTGTTTGCAATCAGCATTGGAGTTGTGTGCGGCCGGGCCCAGCGCCAGACCAGCgcattgaaaaggaaaagcaggagcCGCACGGAGCCAGAGCTGGGGGAGCCGAGCTGGGACAGCAAGAGCCCGGGGAGCcagagctgggacagcagaGCCGGGACAGTGGCTGCTGCATCTGCACGGGCAGGAGCTCGGCACAG CAGAGCCATGTCGCGGCTTCTCCCCTTCCTGCTCCTTGTGGCTCTGGGCTGTGCCGCCAAGCTGAAGCCGCGGCCAGTGGTGTGGGATGACAGAGCGGACG CCCAGAAGGTGCCGGTGAAGGGCTGCGCCAACCTGACACTGGTGCTGGATAACTGGAAGTTTGCCATCACCTCCCAGATGAGGAACCTGCTGCTCTTCGACCACCAGACCGTGCTGCCCGACTACGGGAG GATCCGATCGCTGTCGGGGGCCCTGGACGAGCTGTACCGGGACTTCAGCGCCctgaaggagcagctggggcGGCTCTCGGCGCGCTTCGCCGAGGCGGAGGCCTTGGTGGACCAGCTGAggcggggccgcggccccggagcccccccgcagcgccgggggctgccccagcccgcccgcAGGCCCCCCGACCCCCCGCAGCAGCCGCACcgggccccggcgggggggggcacagcACGGTGGGCGTCAGCTTGA
- the LOC130146112 gene encoding uncharacterized protein LOC130146112 isoform X2, giving the protein MLPVRGLRRARAGTLRPARGMLHPITRHPVPCLLPLLRPDSLFAISIGVVCGRAQRQTSALKRKSRSRTEPELGEPSWDSKSPGSQSWDSRAGTVAAASARAGARHRAMSRLLPFLLLVALGCAAKLKPRPVVWDDRADAQKVPVKGCANLTLVLDNWKFAITSQMRNLLLFDHQTVLPDYGRIRSLSGALDELYRDFSALKEQLGRLSARFAEAEALVDQLRRGRGPGAPPQRRGLPQPARRPPDPPQQPHRAPAGGGTARWASA; this is encoded by the exons ATGCTTCCTGTGCGGGGGCTGCGCCgtgccagggctgggacacTCCGCCCTGCCAGGGGGATGCTGCACCCCATCACCAGGCACCCGGTGCCCTGTCTCCTGCCTCTACTGCGGCCGGACAGTCTGTTTGCAATCAGCATTGGAGTTGTGTGCGGCCGGGCCCAGCGCCAGACCAGCgcattgaaaaggaaaagcaggagcCGCACGGAGCCAGAGCTGGGGGAGCCGAGCTGGGACAGCAAGAGCCCGGGGAGCcagagctgggacagcagaGCCGGGACAGTGGCTGCTGCATCTGCACGGGCAGGAGCTCGGCACAG AGCCATGTCGCGGCTTCTCCCCTTCCTGCTCCTTGTGGCTCTGGGCTGTGCCGCCAAGCTGAAGCCGCGGCCAGTGGTGTGGGATGACAGAGCGGACG CCCAGAAGGTGCCGGTGAAGGGCTGCGCCAACCTGACACTGGTGCTGGATAACTGGAAGTTTGCCATCACCTCCCAGATGAGGAACCTGCTGCTCTTCGACCACCAGACCGTGCTGCCCGACTACGGGAG GATCCGATCGCTGTCGGGGGCCCTGGACGAGCTGTACCGGGACTTCAGCGCCctgaaggagcagctggggcGGCTCTCGGCGCGCTTCGCCGAGGCGGAGGCCTTGGTGGACCAGCTGAggcggggccgcggccccggagcccccccgcagcgccgggggctgccccagcccgcccgcAGGCCCCCCGACCCCCCGCAGCAGCCGCACcgggccccggcgggggggggcacagcACGGTGGGCGTCAGCTTGA